Proteins from one Drosophila gunungcola strain Sukarami chromosome 3R, Dgunungcola_SK_2, whole genome shotgun sequence genomic window:
- the LOC128257638 gene encoding aminopeptidase Ey-like, giving the protein MKWFLLFLVTLGIGLAKASSNYNHYRLPTALRPQKYDLSILTRLENPKDLRFSGSVRIVIKALQNTKNITLHSRDLAIDESQITLRQLSGERNSDNCVNSTEVNPTHDFYILNTCQELLAGHAYELNLIFSAKLNRQLEGYYRSSYLDPEANETRWISITQFEPASARLAFPCFDEPGYKAPFVITLGYHKKFTGLSNMPAKETKPHEYLTEYIWTEFQESLPMPTYLVAYSVNDFSHKPSTLPNGPVFRTWARPNAIDQCDYAAEFGPKVLQYYEQLFGIRFPLPKVDQIAVPDFNAGAMENWGLVTYRETALLYSDAVSSLEDKQHLSNVVAHELAHQWFGNLVTMKWWTDLWLNEGFATYVASLGVENIHSEWRSMQLESLSNLLTIFRKDSLESSHPISRPIEMVSQVFESFDAISYEKGSSVLRMMHLFLGEESFRSGLKSYLERYAYKNAEQDNLWESLTQDAHKNGALPKNFDIKTIMDSWTLQTGYPVITVTRDYTTRTANLSQERYLLNTDISRVHRGGCWWVPLSYTTQQEKDFNNTFPKAWMECSQSGESLPTTIQDLPDPNHWVIFNNQLSSPYKVNYDAQNWKLLIETLNSEQFQSIHVVNRAQLVDDVLYFAWTGEQDYEIALRVINYLQGERQLLPWRSAFDHLTHLGRIIRPTPNFQFFKRFIKKLIAPIYEDMNGINDTYTSIQKQDDILLKTTVATWACSYHVSDCVAQALAYFRNWRSEANPDEKNPVPIDVRSPVYCAAIKHGSDGDWEFLYERYLKSNVASEKLTIMDALACSREVWLLQRSLEMVFDPRADVRKHDSAWAFQSVAYNEVGFLLAKKYFMDNVDTIYKFYYPLSKTMSRLLPPLYEQVSNRREYNEFKDFVASSQESLKGMDQAIQQTLEIMLTNVQWKERNYHSFTGAIKQILKVPVRQ; this is encoded by the exons ATGAAGTGgtttctgttgtttttggtAACCCTTGGCATAGGTTTAGCAAAGGCTAGCTCCAACTATAACCATTATCGCCTGCCAACTGCCCTTCGACCCCAGAAGTATGACTTAAGCATCTTAACGCGTCTGGAAAATCCAAAGGATCTCCGATTCAGTGGCAGTGTGAGAATCGTAATTAAAGCCCTGCAGAACACCAAGAATATAACACTTCACTCGAGGGATCTGGCGATCGATGAGTCCCAGATAACTCTTCGTCAACTCAGCGGAGAGAGAAACTCTGATAACTGTGTGAACTCCACCGAGGTGAATCCCACCCACGACTTCTATATTCTCAACACCTGCCAAGAACTCTTAGCTGGCCATGCCTATGAGCTGAATTTGATCTTTTCCGCCAAACTAAACCGACAACTGGAGGGATATTACAGAAGCTCCTACTTGGATCCTGAAGCAAATGAGACGAG ATGGATTTCCATTACCCAATTTGAACCAGCTTCGGCTCGATTGGCATTCCCCTGCTTCGATGAGCCCGGCTATAAGGCACCATTCGTGATCACATTGGGATATCACAAGAAGTTCACAGGTCTCAGCAATATGCCCGCCAAGGAAACAAAGCCACA TGAATACCTGACGGAATACATTTGGACGGAATTCCAAGAGTCATTGCCAATGCCCACTTACCTGGTTGCATATTCCGTTAACGATTTCTCCCACAAGCCTTCTACTCTGCCAAATGGCCCTGTTTTCAGGACCTGGGCTAGGCCCAATGCCATCGATCAGTGTGACTATGCCGCAGAGTTTGGACCCAAAGTACTTCAATATTACGAACAGTTGTTCGGCATTAGGTTTCCGCTTCCTAAGGTCGATCAGATAGCAGTTCCAGACTTTAACGCTGGTGCTATGGAGAATTGGGGTCTGGTAACGTACAGAGAGACTGCACTCCTGTACTCCGATGCGGTTTCCTCGCTGGAGGACAAACAACACCTATCCAACGTAGTAGCTCATGAGTTGGCACACCAGTGGTTTGGCAACTTAGTGACTATGAAGTGGTGGACTGATCTCTGGCTGAACGAGGGATTCGCCACTTATGTGGCCAGCCTGGGCGTGGAAAACATTCATTCAGAGTGGCGTTCCATGCAGCTAGAGTCGTTGTCCAACCTGCTAACTATTTTTCGAAAGGACTCCTTGGAAAGCAGTCATCCCATTTCGAGACCAATAGAAATGGTTTCACAGGTATTTGAGAGCTTTGATGCAATTTCTTATGAGAAAGGATCATCTGTGCTTCGCATGATGCACTTGTTCCTGGGGGAGGAATCTTTCCGCTCCGGTTTGAAATCCTATCTAGAAAGGTATGCTTATAAGAACGCCGAACAGGATAATCTGTGGGAGTCACTTACCCAAGATGCCCACAAAAATGGAGCTCTGCCAAAGAACTTTGACATCAAGACCATCATGGACTCGTGGACTCTGCAAACCGG CTACCCAGTGATCACTGTAACGCGTGACTATACGACCAGGACGGCGAATCTTAGTCAGGAGCGCTACCTCCTCAATACTGATATTTCTAGGGTACACCGCGGCGGATGTTGGTGGGTGCCACTGAGCTACACCACCCAGCAGGAGAAGGATTTCAACAACACGTTTCCCAAGGCGTGGATGGAGTGCAGCCAGTCGGGCGAAAGCCTTCCGACGACTATTCAGGATCTGCCTGATCCCAATCATTGGGTGATCTTTAACAACCAGCTATCGTCGCCTTACAAGGTCAACTACGATGCCCAGAACTGGAAGCTTTTGATAGAGACTTTGAACAGCGAGCAGTTCCAGAGCATCCATGTGGTCAATAGGGCCCAGCTTGTAGACGATGTCCTGTATTTCGCCTGGACTGGTGAGCAGGATTACGAGATCGCGTTGCGAGTGATCAACTATCTGCAAGGAGAGAGGCAGCTCCTACCTTGGAGATCGGCCTTCGACCATTTAACGCATTTGGGTCGCATTATTCGGCCAACACCTaactttcagtttttcaaG CGCTTCATAAAGAAACTGATCGCCCCGATTTACGAGGATATGAACGGCATTAACGACACATATACATCGATCCAAAAGCAGGATGACATTCTGCTGAAGACGACGGTGGCGACTTGGGCATGCAGCTACCATGTGTCCGATTGTGTGGCCCAGGCTTTGGCCTACTTCCGCAACTGGCGATCGGAGGCCAATCCTGACGAGAAAAACCCGGTGCCCATTGATGTTCGAAGCCCTGTTTATTGCGCCGCAATTAAACATGGATCCGATGGGGATTGGGAGTTTCTGTATGAGCGGTACCTGAAGTCGAATGTGGCTTCCGAAAAGCTGACCATTATGGATGCTCTGGCTTGTTCGCGGGAGGTGTGGCTGCTGCAGCGATCTCTGGAGATGGTCTTCGACCCAAGGGCGGACGTTCGGAAGCACGATTCGGCGTGGGCATTCCAGTCGGTGGCCTACAACGAGGTAGGCTTCCTGCTGGCCAAGAAGTACTTCATGGACAACGTCGACACTATCTACAAGTT CTATTATCCTTTATCCAAGACCATGTCGCGACTTTTGCCGCCACTCTACGAACAGGTCTCCAATCGCAGAGAATACAATGAGTTCAAGGACTTTGTTGCCAGTTCGCAGGAGTCACTGAAGGGAATGGATCAGGCTATCCAACAGACCCTGGAGATAATGCTCACCAATGTGCAGTGGAAGGAACGAAACTATCATTCATTCACAGGTGCCatcaaacaaatattaaaagttcCTGTTCGtcagtaa
- the LOC128257600 gene encoding ubiquitin carboxyl-terminal hydrolase 1, with protein MHEYDVNERKEEPASLPPNQNVTSNGEDNRQDLQDSPSKNSQLLQNQPNQELELPTSQQENKEQPNRQQEVHQQGSHCQPLQDPAATQQQDQPNQQQEEHLHPLVVFNQVPTSQPILIEDSPKSSPVKKRQRRVYVADSSRCSSLRSRRESTTKDPVEVVDLKQPEVVPAPAPVQAPSPTPTETTEYIPLDQFKAEFWNCIEEVLETKPAGRKRRVAGGPKRTRGNKLLREIEIQSPETAAAIAAAQAELNAVGKSGAAESRVSRKRTNTMSLYDRRFQTTTDERRVANGYGGNGGRSGSGSATNEIESQDLQSHQYYGPNGGSNATGSGAGINGSAAALNQTPSMGTLCNIGNSCYLNSVVYTLRFAPHFLHSLHHLIQDLNVVQQTIVRQQTARSASLGRNVSAAQLEHARSWSSKDLATSADQYSGLNGGVSSGSGSGSTSSKTTHQSVTEKLHELYNNLHGNEMADSTEPYHADTLLHAIQDVNATFEGNQQQDAHEFLMCVLNCIRETNQSLIKAIGECPEVIANGYIANPDDVETGEAQDRTDSAASQNLSSGNGSLASSQITTTKTSFFSRKSKRKDEVKSSKSTRVQSPLKDNSPTAGGISGAGTAHATANSLFYLNTVDLSGASSSTSVSGSVSGSGIIPTSVALPTLPAPQATKYSSDDEMNSATMLKDKMRLEERIRELNLNFFSSDFEGIVVLTTKCLSCETITRQKQGMLDISVPVPISGYDNADLQDKPSTYIQNSCITKEYFRGENKYSCNQCTGYTEAIRSISYEVLPRLLVIQLNRFSGGMEKVSTYVPTTFTLPCFCATCCELSEGNKLHVYKLYSVITHVGATLTVGHYIAYTCFLDLASDYVNCPKDRRNTMTNSQTMASQAVASNENAAPNNGSSSVASTPVIAAASALASSGNILMKKMKFGRSKASSSGDMSKNVKQVNGTSSKNITNGIGKLSMNTTCQGVNCCAMRLCCSQQTSSSSNSASCSDFSEESLQNGSNSNLSFGGSGSTSYPTGYGSTGRGGVRANYAHGGTDPIWYMCDDDKIKAMTQREFEELLSPTRKITITPYLLFYARFDLQPPKATPPKPGTSSTPPPPSSAQSSWSNDNVPSSSHKI; from the exons ATGCACGAATATGACGTAAATGAGCGCAAAGAGGAACCAGCCAGTCTTCCACCAAATCAAAACGTCACCAGCAACGGCGAGGATAACCGGCAAGATCTGCAGGATTCACCCAGCAAGAACAGCCAACTCCTACAGAATCAGCCAAACCAGGAGCTGGAGCTACCAACTTCGCAACAGGAAAATAAAGAGCAACCAAATCGCCAGCAGGAGGTGCATCAGCAGGGTTCACACTGCCAGCCCCTTCAGGATCCGGCTGCAACTCAGCAACAGGATCAGCCAAACCAACAGCAGGAGGAGCACCTCCATCCACTGGTAGTTTTCAATCAGGTGCCTACCAGCCAGCCTATTCTAATTGAGGACTCGCCAAAGAGTTCGCCAGTAAAGAAGCGACAGCGTCGCGTTTATGTCGCCGACTCCTCGCGCTGCTCCAGTCTACGTTCTCGTCGAGAATCCACGACCAAGGATCCCGTCGAAGTTGTTGACCTGAAGCAACCGGAAGTCGTTCCAGCACCTGCGCCGGTTCAGGCGCCTTCGCCCACACCCACAGAGACCACTGAATACATACCACTAG ACCAATTTAAGGCGGAGTTTTGGAACTGTATTGAGGAGGTACTGGAGACAAAGCCCGCTGGCAGGAAGCGACGCGTCGCCGGAGGACCCAAACGGACGCGCGGTAACAAGCTCCTGAGAGAGATCGAGATCCAATCACCGGAAACGGCGGCCGCAATTGCGGCAGCGCAGGCTGAACTCAACGCCGTCGGAAAGTCGGGAGCAGCAGAATCGCGGGTCAGCCGCAAAAGAACCAACACGATGTCGCTGTACGATCGACGATTCCAGACGACCACTGATGAGCGTCGCGTTGCGAACGGATACGGTGGAAATGGTGGGCGATCGGGCTCCGGTTCCGCAACCAACGAGATCGAGTCCCAGGACCTGCAGAGCCACCAGTACTATGGGCCCAACGGAGGCAGCAATGCGACGGGATCGGGAGCGGGCATAAACGGCAGCGCGGCGGCCCTTAATCAGACCCCATCGATGGGCACGCTCTGCAACATTGGGAACAGCTGCTATCTGAATTCCGTGGTATACACCCTACGTTTTGCTCCGCACTTTTTGCACAGCCTGCACCATTTGATCCAGGACTTGAATGTGGTGCAGCAGACCATTGTGCGTCAGCAGACGGCTAGGTCAGCATCTTTGGGTCGAAATGTGAGCGCCGCCCAGTTGGAGCATGCGCGCAGCTGGAGCAGCAAGGATCTGGCCACTAGTGCGGATCAGTACAGTGGCTTGAACGGCGGAGTCAGTAGCGgaagtggcagtggcagcacTTCCAGCAAGACGACGCATCAGTCGGTGACGGAGAAACTCCACGAGCTGTATAACAACCTGCACGGCAACGAGATGGCCGACTCTACGGAGCCCTACCATGCGGACACGCTGCTGCACGCCATCCAGGACGTGAATGCCACCTTTGAGGGAAACCAACAGCAAGACGCACACGAGTTCCTCATGTGCGTGCTGAACTGCATCCGCGAAACGAACCAGTCGCTGATCAAGGCCATTGGCGAGTGTCCCGAGGTCATTGCAAATGG CTACATAGCCAATCCAGACGATGTTGAAACCGGGGAGGCCCAGGATCGAACCGATTCCGCTGCGTCACAAAACCTGAGCTCTGGCAATGGATCGCTGGCATCTAGTCAAATAACCACGACCAAAACGTCGTTCTTCTCTCgcaaatcaaaaagaaaagacGAGGTCAAGTCATCCAAATCGACGCGCGTTCAGTCGCCCCTGAAGGACAATAGTCCCACGGCGGGCGGGATATCCGGAGCGGGCACGGCCCACGCCACCGCCAACAGCCTGTTCTACCTGAACACAGTTGATCTCAGCGGCGCCAGCAGTAGCACCAGCGTAAGCGGAAGTGTCAGTGGCAGTGGTATTATACCCACCAGCGTTGCATTGCCAACTTTACCGGCGCCGCAGGCTACAAAGTACTCCAGCGACGACGAGATGAACTCCGCCACCATGCTGAAGGACAAGATGCGACTGGAGGAGCGGATACGTGAGCTGAACCTGAACTTCTTCAGCTCCGACTTCGAGGGCATTGTGGTGCTGACCACCAAGTGTCTTAGCTGCGAGACGATCACGCGGCAAAAGCAGGGCATGCTCGACATTTCTGTGCCGGTGCCGATCTCAGGGTACGACAATGCCGATCTGCAGGACAAACCCAGCACCTACATACAA AACTCGTGCATCACCAAGGAGTATTTTCGCGGCGAGAACAAGTACAGCTGCAACCAGTGCACCGGCTACACCGAGGCCATTCGATCCATCTCGTACGAGGTGCTGCCCCGGCTGCTGGTCATCCAGCTGAATCGCTTTTCGGGTGGCATGGAGAAGGTGAGTACGTACGTGCCCACCACCTTCACCCTGCCCTGCTTCTGCGCCACCTGCTGTGAGCTAAGCGAGGGCAACAAACTGCACGTCTACAAGCTGTACAGCGTGATCACCCATGTGGGAGCCACCCTAACGGTGGGACACTACATCGCCTACACGTGCTTCTTGGATTTGGCCAGCGACTATGTGAATTGTCCGAAGGACAGGAGAAACACGATGACCAATTCGCAAACGATGGCTTCGCAGGCGGTGGCCTCAAATGAGAATGCAGCTCCAAACAACGGAAGCAGTTCCGTGGCCAGCACTCCAGTCATTGCAGCCGCCTCGGCATTGGCTTCGTCGGGAAACATTTTGATGAAGAAGATGAAGTTCGGACGCAGCAAGGCCTCTAGCAGCGGGGATATGAGCAAGAACGTTAAGCAGGTGAATGGGACCAGCAGCAAGAACATCACCAATGGGATCGGAAAGCTGAGCATGAACACCACCTGTCAGGGggtgaactgctgtgccaTGAGGCTCTGCTGTAGCCAGCagacgagcagcagcagcaactcgGCCAGTTGCAGTGATTTTAGCGAGGAGTCCCTGCAaaacggcagcaacagcaatctCAGCTTTGGCGGATCGGGCAGCACCTCCTATCCCACGGGTTACGGGAGCACGGGACGCGGTGGTGTCAGAGCAAACTACGCGCACGGCGGCACAGATCCCATTTGGTACATGTGCGACGATGACAAGATCAAGGCCATGACCCAGCGGGAATTCGAGGAGCTGCTGTCTCCCACTCGGAAGATAACAATAACACCCTACTTGCTCTTCTACGCACGCTTCGATCTTCAGCCGCCGAAGGCCACGCCGCCGAAGCCGGGAACATCCTCAACCCCCCCGCCACCATCGTCGGCACAGAGCTCCTGGTCGAATGACAACGTGCCCAGCAGTTCGCACAAGATTTGA
- the LOC128257768 gene encoding uncharacterized protein LOC128257768 — protein MLWIMGLVMAAMRLDGQANAVANVTVIEDIRSAFRGVTNDTELLNHIIPEMYGASMRSANPSFVFKMPRQSIVGEANFELLTMQRSDFVEPIFPNISQLATAIDSPTTISPETSVKTSLAISPQLDWQQMGLDGWTGELKPPVPWLEQNHKDSPPPISWQNSYPRDEINLDFKKHHFDGRVTDIRVITSTTGRPAEVEDLMNGQNVYIARVNDPFGYSMKWSFNNDSSREQELQPEGDRGKRDVTRLYSMIKCSTGCDPLIYKGYGCYCGFGGHGVPADGIDRCCRVHDKCYGQSNCISYLEYFVPYIWKCYRGKPLCAVDHGEFGGPDSCAARLCQCDLRLSRCLKKFYCPQRRSICHSSRSRRLQNLIFFD, from the exons ATGTTGTGGATAATGGGGCTGGTGATGGCCGCCATGCGGCTCGATGGCCAGGCCAATGCTGTGGCAAATGTCACGGTGATTGAAGACATTAGGAGCGCCTTCAGAGGCGTCACCAACGACACGGAGCTACTGAATCACATAATACCGGAAATGTACGGGGCGAGCATGCGCAGTGCGAATCCCTCGTTTGTCTTCAAAATGCCCAGACAATCGATCGTCGGTGAGGCTAATTTCGAGCTGTTAACAATGCAGCGATCCGATTTCGTGGAACCAATCTTTCCCAATATCAGCCAACTGGCCACGGCCATTGATTCACCCACGACAATTTCACCGGAAACGAGCGTGAAGACCAGTCTGGCTATCTCACCGCAACTGGACTGGCAGCAGATGGGTCTGGATGGTTGGACGGGGGAGCTGAAGCCTCCAGTTCCCTGGCTGGAGCAGAACCACAA GGACTCTCCCCCGCCGATCAGTTGGCAGAACTCGTATCCACGCGATGAAATAAATCTGGACTTTAAGAAGCACCATTTCGATGGCCGGGTGACGGACATTCGCGTGATAACATCCACAACTGGTAGACCGGCGGAAGTGGAGGACCTGATGAATGGTCAAAATGTGTACATAGCAAGGGTAAACGATCCGTTCGGTTATTCCATGAAGTGGAGCTTCAACAACGACAGCAGTCGGGAGCAGGAACTGCAGCCAGAGGGCGATCGCGGGAAGAGGGATGTCACTCGGCTTTACTCCATGATCAAGTGCTCCACGGGCTGCGATCCGTTGATCTACAAGGGCTACGGCTGTTATTGTGGATTCGGTGGCCACGGAGTTCCCGCCGATGGCATCGATCGCTGTTGTCGTGTCCACGACAAGTGTTACGGCCAGAGCAACTGCATCTCCTATCTGGAATACTTTGTGCCTTACATCTGGAAATGCTACCGGGGTAAGCCGCTGTGTGCCGTGGACCATGGTGAGTTCGGTGGCCCCGATTCGTGTGCCGCCCGCCTCTGCCAATGCGACCTGCGACTGTCCAGGTGCCTGAAGAAATTTTACTGCCCCCAGCGACGCTCCATCTGCCACTCGTCCAGATCTCGACGCTTACAGAACCTCATATTCTTCGATTGA
- the LOC128257687 gene encoding bromodomain-containing protein 8: protein MSAGVQERLQLSRTPLDTWSKREQLILASAVSCSGDQNWISVSRTLRAICGNGNGGGGPSSNNNSSNRPADWFSQKNCAVQYGNLLESVEATKRKKRSSESSAGVSSPATVETPTELLLRRLTEERQAEIKAQMRHDQETYRRIQREIDSLQSDAVTEQELQDMWLEIEKEQETRRIEEMKMENRMREREQRKKDLAGNWRNSSPAARRSNQATDTTSVDMDVEDINGSGNVNKQQAAAPSPLLTSLLKSPTGNAPVTPISGGGGAAASATGSVARATAPTITSLLTSGPSSTVSNQPAITMKSPTDAAFMSRPISGPPASEALAPNTPALERPSQAAPTLSMLLEKNKAAARANEGGSLIKTEGAEGQEQTVVNDTTSAATGTADSDEADANDDQLLEVFPNIDEIIDDIDIDMASVIDDEILKDVDDVVASPSNDKAEVIDFEDKLDALKREQSKSSPASDKPKSVELVIGSSDDSNDNIPLAAVASQESKDRGQSGGESTRGTDDAESEPLTSEVAVEEIGETITIISTSSEDTAGSPPTKVDEELAIDSLAKKEEAKEEQSEQDINSESKEKAGDGALEPKAMDHQATAEAQSKANKENAEKPFTSEEKVATPSTPVSAPVPGSLHDTDEESSSLTDSGRQEEQSRSAKAKQITAKSAPDESKSELELSGTPQPPSAPARTPLLRKLPHRDRSESPMVDDDATTASDHSTARSTRRRCSSTPVIDSIPNSPASSEHTDDRRETRAASKKLFLSIYAMLQDSKHAAPFKRPFHDEHAQRHADLCLRPMDFPTIKRNIDSGFIRSLSELHRDVLLMAHNVLVAYKPHTNQHKTARLFVQDCQAIKEFSQIPDTQVVGITATPTSNAGSSRAEKSSGSKARSGSRKSQRHH from the coding sequence ATGTCTGCTGGAGTACAAGAGCGCCTGCAACTGAGCCGGACTCCGCTGGACACCTGGTCGAAGCGCGAGCAGCTCATCCTGGCGTCGGCGGTGTCCTGCAGCGGCGACCAGAACTGGATCTCGGTGAGTCGCACGCTGAGGGCAATTTGCGGCAATGGAAACGGCGGCGGCGgtcccagcagcaacaacaacagcagcaatcgACCGGCGGATTGGTTCTCCCAGAAGAACTGTGCCGTCCAGTATGGCAATCTTCTGGAGAGCGTGGAGGCCACCAAGCGCAAGAAACGCAGCAGTGAGAGCAGCGCCGGAGTGTCCTCGCCGGCCACCGTGGAAACCCCCACAGAATTGCTGCTCCGCCGGCTGACGGAGGAGCGTCAGGCGGAGATCAAGGCGCAGATGCGCCACGATCAGGAGACCTACCGACGCATCCAGCGCGAGATCGATTCCCTGCAATCGGATGCAGTCACAGAGCAGGAACTGCAGGACATGTGGCTGGAGATCGAGAAGGAGCAGGAGACGCGGCGCATCGAGGAGATGAAGATGGAGAACCGCATGCGAGAGCGGGAGCAGCGCAAGAAGGACCTGGCGGGCAACTGGCGGAACAGCAGTCCCGCTGCAAGGCGCTCCAACCAAGCCACAGACACCACATCCGTGGACATGGACGTGGAGGATATCAATGGCAGTGGCAATGTCAACAAGCAGCAGGCTGCCGCTCCTTCGCCTCTTCTCACATCCCTGCTGAAATCCCCCACAGGCAATGCTCCTGTCACACCAATTAGTGGCGgtggaggagcagctgcatCAGCAACTGGCAGCGTGGCCAGGGCTACGGCACCCACCATTACATCCTTGCTGACCAGCGGCCCCAGTTCGACCGTTTCTAATCAGCCAGCCATCACCATGAAGAGTCCCACGGACGCTGCCTTCATGTCGCGACCCATTAGTGGCCCTCCAGCCAGTGAGGCACTTGCGCCGAATACGCCCGCGTTGGAACGTCCGTCGCAGGCGGCACCTACGCTATCCATGCTGCTGGAGAAGAACAAGGCAGCTGCCAGGGCCAACGAAGGCGGAAGCTTAATAAAAACCGAGGGTGCGGAAGGCCAGGAGCAGACAGTTGTAAATGACACCACATCGGCGGCCACTGGAACAGCAGATTCCGATGAGGCTGATGCCAACGACGATCAGTTGCTGGAGGTATTTCCAAACATTGACGAAATAATCGATGACATCGACATAGACATGGCCAGTGTCATCGATGATGAGATCCTAAAAGATGTGGACGATGTGGTGGCCTCGCCTTCGAACGATAAAGCCGAAGTCATTGACTTCGAGGACAAATTGGATGCACTGAAGCGGGAGCAGAGTAAGAGTTCACCAGCCAGCGATAAACCGAAGTCTGTGGAATTGGTGATTGGTTCCAGTGACGACTCAAATGACAATATTCCCTTGGCTGCTGTGGCCTCGCAGGAGAGCAAAGATCGTGGCCAATCGGGAGGTGAATCTACTCGGGGCACAGATGATGCCGAGTCGGAACCTTTGACCAGCGAGGTGGCCGTGGAAGAGATTGGTGAGACCATAACCATCATCAGCACTTCCAGTGAGGACACTGCTGGATCGCCACCAACCAAAGTTGATGAGGAATTGGCCATAGATTCTCTTGCAAAGAAGGAGGAAGCCAAGGAGGAGCAATCCGAACAAGACATAAACTCGGAAAGCAAAGAAAAGGCTGGAGATGGagctctagaaccgaaagctATGGACCACCAAGCCACAGCAGAAGCACAAAGCAAAGCCAACAAGGAGAATGCTGAGAAACCTTTCACAAGCGAGGAGAAGGTTGCCACTCCCTCAACACCTGTATCCGCTCCTGTTCCCGGATCGCTACACGATACGGATGAGGAGTCTTCTTCGTTAACAGACAGCGGCAGGCAGGAGGAACAATCGAGGAGTGCAAAAGCTAAGCAGATAACAGCGAAGTCGGCTCCAGATGAATCCAAGTCGGAACTGGAGTTGAGTGGAACACCTCAACCTCCCTCAGCGCCAGCTCGTACTCCACTGCTACGCAAGCTTCCACATCGAGATCGTTCGGAAAGTCCAATGGTAGATGATGATGCCACTACGGCCAGCGATCATTCCACAGCAAGATCCACCCGTCGCAGATGTTCCTCCACGCCCGTAATCGACAGCATACCCAACTCACCCGCCTCCAGCGAACACACGGATGATCGGCGAGAAACGCGAGCCGCCTCCAAGAAGCTCTTTCTGTCTATTTATGCCATGTTGCAGGATAGTAAGCATGCAGCTCCATTTAAGCGTCCCTTTCATGACGAGCACGCCCAGCGGCACGCGGATCTTTGCCTGCGACCCATGGATTTCCCGACCATCAAGCGAAACATCGACTCCGGATTTATTCGCAGCTTAAGCGAGCTACACAGGGATGTCCTGCTAATGGCGCACAATGTTCTGGTGGCCTACAAACCCCACACAAATCAGCACAAGACGGCGCGTTTATTCGTGCAGGACTGTCAGGCGATCAAGGAATTCTCACAAATCCCAGACACGCAGGTGGTAGGAATCACAGCCACGCCGACGAGCAATGCTGGAAGCTCCCGAGCGGAGAAGTCAAGCGGAAGCAAGGCTAGGAGTGGTTCACGAAAGAGCCAAAGGCATCACTAG
- the LOC128257827 gene encoding CDGSH iron-sulfur domain-containing protein 2 homolog, whose product MEGISQLVKSTLPNYLSNLPIPDSIGGWFKLSFKDWLALIPPTVVVAGLGYTGYLAFCPAAKCQAKSNGRCNNQIRKHEPKVVDMIDVEDIAEKAAFCRCWKTKNWPYCDGSHGEHNKLTGDNVGPVVVKK is encoded by the exons atggAGGGTATATCACAATTAGTAAAGTCAACTCTACCCAATTATCTATCAAATCTACCGATTCCGGACAGCATCGGCGGCTGGTTTAAGCTTTCCT TCAAGGACTGGCTGGCCTTGATCCCACCCACCGTTGTGGTGGCCGGACTGGGTTACACCGGATATCTGGCCTTCTGTCCGGCGGCCAAGTGCCAGGCCAAAAGCAACGGACGCTGCAACAACCAAATCCGGAAACATGAGCCCAAGGTGGTGGACATGATCGATGTGGAGGACATTGCGGAGAAGGCGGCCTTCTGCCGGTGCTGGAAGACCAAGAAC TGGCCCTATTGCGATGGCAGCCATGGCGAGCACAACAAGTTGACTGGCGACAATGTTGGACCAGTTGTGGTAAAGAAGTAA